AAAGGCCGCATCCAGGCGATTGACGACGGCGATCTGAAGCCGGAACACGTCAAGGAAATCGCCACCAAGCTGCAGGTGTCGGAAGAAGAAGTCATCTCGATGAACCGCCGCCTGCATGGCGACGCCTCGCTGAATGCGCCGATCAAGGCGTCCGAAGGCGAGTCCGGCCAATGGCAGGACTGGCTGGTGGATGACCATGAGAGCCAGGAAGCCGTGCTGATCGAGCAGGACGAGCTTGAAACGCGTCGCCGCATGTTGGCCAAAGCCATGGGCGTGCTGAATGAGCGCGAACGCCGCATCTTCGAGGCCCGCCGCCTCGCCGAAGATCCGGTGACGCTGGAAGAACTCTCATCCGAGTTCGACATCAGCCGCGAACGCGTGCGCCAGATCGAGGTTCGCGCCTTCGAGAAGGTTCAGGAAGCGGTGCAGAAGGAAGCGCTCGAAGCCGCCCGCGCATTGCGCGTGGTGGACGCGTAAGGCAGCGCGCTCTTGACGCCAATGCGCTGACCATGAATCATCCTCGGCCTTCGGCCGGGGATTTTTGTTTGTAAAAGGCGGGTGATGGGAAATGGTCTGCCTGTGAGACCAGCGATTGTGCTGGAGGAAAAGCGGTAGGGAAAATATCCGTGCTTCGGAGTATGCCGCTTAACCCCCCTCTACCCTGCCGGGCATCTCCCCCACAAGGAGGGAGATTGGCAAGAGGCGCCCGCGTTGCGCTATCTCGACTGTCAAGAAAAGCGAAAACCTTACCGCGATTCGATCTCCCCACCTGTGGGGGAGATGCCCGGCAGGGCAGAGGGGGTGAGCCACACTCACCAACATCCCCAAAACCCATCACCCGACAAAGCAAAGACACCGCCGAAGCCATTCCATAAGCACGTCGCCCGTTGCCTTATAACAAAAGGGCGGCCTGAGCCGCCCTTAAACCATCACTGACCGCCAGCGGCCGGTGCTGCCGCCGCCCATTCGCTGAGCGCCTTGTCGAAGGCGGCGATGCCGTCATTGCCCTTTTGCAGGGTCAGCAGAGCGCGCCGGCCGTTGCGATAGGAGACCGGAATGTCGATCCAGTTGCGGCTCTTCAGCAGCTCCAGATTGGTCTTCATCGCATCCGGGAAGTCGTTGAGCGCGATCATGTGGAAATCATCGGTGATCTTGGCCGGAACCGCGATCAGCGCGTTGCCGCGATCCTGCTCGGTGCTCTTCATCGCGATACGCTGGACGCTGTCGATCGCCCCGCCTTCGAAGCCGGGCGAAACCGAGAAGACGATCTCGATCAGATGGCTCGCCGGCAACGACGGATCGGTGTTGCGCTTGAAGGTGATGAGCGCGCTGAGGCCACGGCCGGGAACGGTGATCTGGCCCTGCACGGTGGGCGAAGGCTTGCCTTCCGCGTCATTTTCCTGCTGCAACGACCAGGACACGCTGCCCTGAATGGCAGTCGGAACCGTCTGACCCAGCACTTCCTCATAGAGGAACATGCGGTCGCCGGTGGCGGCAGCGGCAGGCTGCTGTGCCGCAGGCGTGCCGGCCGGTGTTCCCGCAGGCGCACCGGCATTATTGGCCGGAGCCGTGCCCGCAGGCGGCGGCGCGACATTCTGTTCATAGACAGACTGGCCTTCAGCCGTAACGGGTTGACCGTTCGCACCGGCTGCCGGTCCTTCGTCACGTTCGGTGCCATCGGCCATCAGCCGCTGGGTAAATTTGGTGCCGGTGACGGAACCGTCATCGCCATGCGACTGGGCCTGATGATTATTGGGCGCGGTCGACTGCTGCTGGCCGTTCGTGGCCGGCGGCTGCTGGGTTGCCGGCGGTGTCGAAGGCTGCGTCTGCGCCGTATCTGCCGGGGGCGTCTGGCCATTGCCGCCATTCTGTGCGGAACTGACCAGACCGCCGACCATATCGTTTAGCGCATCGCGGTTCATCCACACGGCATAACCGCCACCGGCAAGCAGCGCCACGCCGACAACGGCGAGCACGACCGAGGCATAGTTACGGCGCGGCTTCTTCTTGACCATATAGGCGGGCGTCGCCGCCGCGGCACCAATACCCGGCGTTTCATCCGAAGCCTGCCGGTTGGACGAGGAAGCGCCGTCATAACCGATCAGCTCGTCCAGATCGTCCCAGGGCGTGCGTTCCTTATTGTCTTTTGCCGCTGCCTTCTCCCCGAAGAGATCATCATCCGCACGCGGCAGCGCCGGCGCGTCCTTGGGCGGAATGGCAATATCCGCATCCTGGAAGTAGGACGAGAAATCCTCGACCACGGCTGCCTTTTTCGGCGCCTGCTCTTCCACCTGGCGGTGTTCGTCAAAATCGTGCCGGCCGCCAAAGGCCGGCGCATGCTCCACGGCGGCAGGACCGAAACGGTTATCCGCCTCGCGACGCTCATGCTCTTCGTAAGGGGCCGGCTCGAAATTTACCTCCGGCTCCTGATAATGCTGCGCGGCATAACCGGCAACGAGCGGACGTTCGCCGTTCTCATTGCCAGTTTCCTCATGGGCTTCGCCAGCCGGGCGCGCATCATGGTTCTGCGCTTCCTCGAGCTTGCGCCAGTCGTCCTCATCCACCGGCTGCGCCCAATGGGAGGGAACGGAATCATCGGCAGGGGCAGGCGCCGTTTCAGGTTCCGCATAGTCATCCTGCGGCTGGTGAGCCGGCTCTTCATGCGTGCGGGTGAAATAGGTGCCGACCTCTTCGTGGGAAGGGGTCACCCGGACCGGTGCGACAGGCGCCGGTTCCGGCGCATCATAAAGCTCTTCCGGCTCGCGCTCCCCTTGGTGCCGCTCCTCTTCGGAAGCGTGGGCATCATGGCGGGGTTCGTCGTGATGGGCGGGCTCTTCGTAAACCGGTTCCGGCTCAGCGGATGCAGGTTCTTCATAAACCGGTTCGTGCTGCGCCTCTTCGCGATGGGCAGGCTGTTCCGGTTCGACGTCGTGCTCGGCTTCGGCGGCATGGGCAGCCGGCTCATCGACGGCATCCTGATGCTCATAGGATGCCGCCGTCTCTTCGGCCACCGGAGAGAAAGCGTCATCCTCGGTGAGCGCCGGTAGCGCCTCGGCATATTCGCTGTCCACCTCGGCAATGGCGGCGTCCAGCTTGGCGATCTGCCGGCGCAACAATTCTTCCGGCGGACGTGGCTTCATATTCTCGAGTTGGCGCACAACCGCACTGCGCGCCTTGTCGTAAACCTTCGCCCGATTTTCGGGAGTATTGTTCGCCAAGCCATCCACGGCCTTGCGAATGACTGCTACAAAATCCGCCATAAGCACTTTCTCGTCGTGACCGGCGACGTACCGGCCCGATATGGTTTATGAATCTAGATCGCCGAGGACATTAGTCCTCAAACGGATCAGTCACAAGTATGGTGTCGTCACGCTCCGGACTTGTCGAC
This window of the Agrobacterium fabrum str. C58 genome carries:
- the rpoH gene encoding RNA polymerase sigma factor RpoH; protein product: MARNSLPTITAGEAGLNRYLDEIRKFPMLEPQEEYMLGKRYAEHGDRDAAHKLVTSHLRLVAKIAMGYRGYGLPIGEVVSEGNVGLMQAVKKFDPERGFRLATYAMWWIKASIQEYILRSWSLVKMGTTANQKRLFFNLRRLKGRIQAIDDGDLKPEHVKEIATKLQVSEEEVISMNRRLHGDASLNAPIKASEGESGQWQDWLVDDHESQEAVLIEQDELETRRRMLAKAMGVLNERERRIFEARRLAEDPVTLEELSSEFDISRERVRQIEVRAFEKVQEAVQKEALEAARALRVVDA